Within the Gopherus flavomarginatus isolate rGopFla2 chromosome 8, rGopFla2.mat.asm, whole genome shotgun sequence genome, the region CTATTTTGCACCTGGTATAGTCATTTACACCGGTGGAAAATTGACATAAAATGCTGCTGAATCAGAATGACTGTTTTACATTCACATTTGCAAAGGTATAAATGTTTATACAAGgtacagggcagtggagaattagGCCATATATTGAAAGATCAGTATtactactccagtttacaaatgggaaacttaCATAGTAAGTAATTACCCCAAGCAATACAGTGAGTGTGTTGCACAAGTGGTATTAGACTTtaggagctcctggctcccagactcCTAGTCAATCTGCTATACCATCCTAACTATGTAAatagaaaatggaaatgttttcagTCCTCCATCCAAGCTCTAGAACAAGTCACAGATAGTGAATGACTCAAAAATTCAAAACTCCAGTAGACTAAATTAGTCCTCGGTTCCCATAAGTCTCTGGATGTGTGATACATGTATCTGAAGACCCTACACTGTTCATTTGCTAACGTCTGTAACtcaaaccttctgttttattcAGATTTCTTTCATGTATGAGTTTGATCTTTGTTTGGTACATAAATCCCAATAGCAAAGCTAGATCACCAAATTCTGAATGCTTCTGTTTCGCCAATCTTCGTCAACTCCAGGCCAGACAACAAATATAAATCCTATGACAGCAGCTAGAGATAGGAATAAAGCAAATTGCTTCTAACGTCCCTCTGAGTACAAAGGGGGCTGACTTGGCTAACCCTATTTAATTGTTCTTCTTTCTCTGACCCATATTGTCCCTGCCACTTCTgcatgtggttttttttaaaattctgattataataaagaaaaagtgaaggaaataattttaaatggaaaaaatctaTTCTGTCAGGTCTGCTAACTCAGTAGTCCAGAAAAactctctgggtgaaattcacctctgtgcaaagGGAAGCATGAAGGTTTAACTTACACATAGGACTCATGCTAGCACTGTGCACAGGGTGAATTTTACCCAGTTTATTTTACTTAACCCAGCTACGGTatatgtaggtgatggagttggtACTAAATATAGAGGGCCAACATACGCACTTGAATACATGTATAAAATTCCCGGTGAAGTAAATAGGCCCAATCCAACAGTCATTGCATAGATGGAACTCCCTCTGAAGTTTATCGGAGTTTTGTCTTAACAAGGACCACAGAATTCATTCTAATTGGTGTTGCATATGATTGGTTGAAGATACAATCGAGCCCAAGTCAtgaagagcccaatcctgcagtcttcAGTCATATAAAATTCCCAATTAGCTTGATGGAAATTAATTAATTATGGCATAAACACGCATGTAAGTTGTCAGAATGTGTGACCCTTTTACTTGGGCTGCTGTAACTTTTACAATCTCTTTTTGCCTTATGTATAACTGCATAGGTATCTCCTCTTCTTCCCTTTTAGTTTGCTGTGTTCCCTGCTGGCACCCTTCTTCCTCTACTCCTCAGCTTGGAATTATGCCCGGCATATTGCACAATTAAGAGGTTAACTTTGTTCATGAGGGAAAAAACAGCTGAATTACCAAAGCATAAAATTTACTGGGACAAAGAGAAAAAGCATAGTCCACCATCTTCTCTATTTTCCAAGGGAGAGAATATTGTCGACTAATTAAAGAAGAgtcctgggtcctattcccagtTGTGCCACTGACTCATTGTGTGATCTTGTGCATTCAATAAATTCATCTGTGGTTTAATTTACCCAAAtataaaatgggtataaaatACCCAAATCACTGGGCAGCTGTGATaactaattaatatttgtaaaacataGTCAAATCTTCTGATGAAATGCTCTATATAACATGCAAAGTACTGTCACTGTTAACACAGGAAGATAGTATGAGACAATTTTTCAAGAATAAGACTCTTGATCTGTACATTATTTAGACCAAATGTTGGAAATAATATCATTTCCTGCCTTCAAGAAAATAACCTTGTGTAATATATGTCGCATTTAATACTAGTTACACAATAAATGTTTATGTAATGAAACTACTCTCTGGTAGTGAAAGCAAAAATTTAATTTTGGTTAATTAAATCATAAGactattgaaaagaaaaaaaattaaagtaaattTAAAACATTACACTACTCAAGTCTTATGTTCTTGAGTGAGTCAATCATGGGGCCAGGTTAATAAAAGTTGGTGCAAGGAATCATACattacccagggctggctcttggttttttgccgctccaagcaaaaaataaaatataaaacaaactcCGAGAGCACAaaaaaaaaggtggccagaatgctgcccctgaaattgtgctgccctaagcacgtgcttggtttgctggtgcctagagccggtcctgacaTTACCCCTTCCTGCTACCTACCACCATTGGCAATTGAACTTGTAGGTGTTAAATGCTTGTGGTTAGGATACTGGACTGAGACCCAGAGGATCTAAGTTTAATTTCTGACTCTACTCCTAATTTTTATGTGTGAGCTTGGACTAGTTACCTTATTTTTGTGGcgcagtttcctcatctgtaaatgaggataatacttctcTACTTTACAGGAGTGTTATAAAGATAAATATATTAATGTCTGCAAGGACATCTTCTGATGCTGCGGTGATGGATTTCATACAAATAGGGAAGATAAATAGTGTGGTAGCATGCTATTCCTTTAACAGGTGTGCAGGCTAGGAACCCTCTCCACTATCTATAGAACAGTCTTATAATAAGATTCCTGGATTGCCTGTGTCACTATGAAGCCTAAAATGTCTGTTGCGTCAGTGTAAAGTAATGGAAACAActacaagcatggctgagagctctttttgtttaaaataccAGCAGGTTCACTCATCACTGGGATTTGTGCTCTGTTGCCATCCAATCTGtaagttttcaacctttttgactttacaaattacacctGTGTGACAGCAAGGCATGTATCTGTGCCATACCAAGAGTCTAGACCATTGTGATAGCAGAGATAacttaactagggtgaccagacgtcctgataaaatCCCGATTTTTAGGCATTTGTCCTGCGTCCCGATCGATGTTTGGTCGGGacacaatttgtcccgatattttgcactcctgtttttttgttttgtgttgttctgCCAGCAGGACTCCGCGCTTTTTCTTTTAGCTCTGCCAACGggacttccctgccccctccatgtgtcctgatattttcttcatcccatctggtcaccctaaacttaaccaatcaccacccttacgctatagctaatttgcatgcaacaattttATTGGTTGTGAACAGTTGGCGTAGATGGTGGATTATTTGGCCCAGCTGACATACCCCATGACAGCCCAACCATTCAGCAACTAGTTTAAGCTTAAGAGAGATGTTAGGGGAAATCAGTGTGGGGCAAGCTCTTGTTAAGCAATGGCCTGTAGTAAAGAGCCTAACAAAAGAGCCCAATTTCAGGGTATGGGATTTccctggtttttgtttgtttgtttgtttgaatttgTTTCCCTCTGTTACTATTAATAAACTGGGATTTGGGCTTATATTCCTTGAGATTCTGGAAGTTTTAGGGTTGGAGCTGTGGGCTCCAGGTGACCCTGTGTAACTCCCTCAAGTCTACTGGGGGAAGCTTTAGTTTGTGGCCAGAGCTCATAGGAATGCTGCTAACAGATACTTCTGAAGAGATGCACTGAATCAGTACATAGGATTTGTACTGTTAGGTTAGCAGTGTTCCATCTGCTCCATATCCTCTCGCAGACAATGGCCAGAATTAGATGCTTCTGAGGAAACCCCATAAAGGACAATTGTGGAACAACTGCCAGTGCAGCTCTGGCCATACAAATTTGTGGCTAACACCACCCTGTGTTGGGGATATGCTGGCTCCTATGGAACATGGGCCTCTAGAATAGGAGAAATTATTAAAATTCTGCCCAGGATCAACACAAACAAGTCTTCTGGCAGACATGTTCCAATGAGAAATGGCTTTAAATGCTGCCGTTTTActgaaaaaagatattttagaaaacACAGAAGAACTTTTTCTGTATATCTTCACATCCTGGTATTCTGAGCTCAACTAATAAATAACAACATTACTTAACAATATTAAGATTGTGGTAGATCACCTAAAAACTTGGAATGAAATATGTTTTCTATATTGAACAATCTCTAAAAATAGCTTCACTGTCTCCATTGAAAGTTTAGAATGAAGCAGGGCTCAAATTTGCAGATGCTAACCAATGCTGGCCCCAAAATTATATACCTGCCACTACCTGCATCTATCAGGTCTGAGCTAAAATAACACGGGAACTTAAAGCCAGCTGTTGCTTCACTTACTCTTAGCTATCGCCTCACTATTTCCTCTTTGGAATTCTTGACACCACATCTGTGCCAGGCAGGTTAAGTCAGGCCCCTTTCCCACTGCAGTTTGTACAAGCACATTTCAATGAGCTGTCCACATTTCTTGTTCAAGGAAAACAAGGTTTTTAAGAACCCACATAGAGATAAAGTCCTTCTAAGATCTTTCTCAAGAAGTATGAGTTTAGCAGGGTGACAACCCATACATCAACCTCAATTCCTTGACTGATGCAATTCAATTCTGCATTCAGATTGTTTCAAAAGCTTTGAAACACAAAATAAACTCCTGTTACCATGTTATCCACATTGGTTCATAATAAAAAAGCAGAAGGGCTAGCTGTTTTAGAGCAATcactgtatcttttttttttaattaaaggccAAATTCTCCCCTGAGACATGGGCATGTTAACTCTTACTAGGATCAATTCTGAATGACAGGGTTTGGGAGAATGCACAGTAGAGTTGTAGTTTTGCTACCCTTTGAAAGGATTAAGCATGTGCTCTCATCTACATCATTCCAGCGCTGCTGACAggtacagagaaagagagagggactATAGCTCTCCCAATACTGGTGGTGGCTCTACCCAACTCAGAGTCCATGCTATCCCCGACTGAAGATGACTCATTGCACCTTATTGCTTTCTTCTGACTCATGCACCCAAAAAAGACAGTCACAGTCTGGGTCAAAGTATTATTTCTAGGGAGTAGAATGAAGGGGCTTGATTCCCTCCAAGTTCATTTGAGGAGAACTGTAGCAATGCCTCCCAGGGGCGAGGGAGGAGCATGCAGAACAGTTCCAATATCGGACAGTGTGCTCCAGCAGCTGTTGATGAGCCTATGCTGCTGGAGCACAAACACAATTTAAATCTACCTGGTGGACCCACCATAGAAGGTGATAGTACAAACCAGTCTGTGCTCCCCCACGATGAAATCTCCCTCCTGTGATGCACAGTGGCAATCCCTACTACAGCAGATTTCTCATCTGGAAATATGCACGCTGCAGGTGTAAACTCTGATACATAAAACACAGAAGTAAATATTTTAACCCTTTCTATGCTAGAAAATATGTATATGCAATTATATTAAACAATGTACCATAAAAATGACAGTTTGTAACAGAGCTCGAATGACTTGCAAGGATGGCAGTTTGTACTGGGGTTGGAGAATGTATTCTGTAAACACATACATGTAAAATGGGACACTAATCAGAGCGGGAGTTGCTGTAATTTTGTTATCCATATTATTATAATATCACAAGTATATAATAATTCAGATGTAGTCACAGATACATATGTTGATGTGAAACTTGAACTATTTACCTGCAAACGGTGGTCCTAGCAGTGCAGATATCCCATTGGCACAAATGATGATGCCGTAAGCATTTGCAAGGTGTTCTATCCCCACTAAATCTTCAGTCACAACAGGCATTAGAGAAAAATACCCACTGGAAAATCCTATTAGGGCACAAACCATTGCCAGGCCAATATATGTATGCATTAATGGCAAAATAAGAATACAGATGACAAGAGTGAAGTTAGCTATCAGGAAGACATTCCAGGTACTGATGCAAGGTAAATCAGAGATGATTCCAAGGATCACCTTACCAAATATATGAACTATGGCTATAATCGAGGTCAAAGGAAACACATCATTCTGTGTGGATAAATTATACTGTTTGACAATTTCTGGAAGATGAATAAAAGGAATAACAAAGCTGCTGTATGCAAACAATGCCCAAAACACAAAGGCCACAAATACTCTATTGGTAAAAAGTGACGCAGCCCCAAAGTAGCTGGAGTACCATGTTCCAAACCCATTCTTGATTGTAACAGTCAGCTGGCTCACTCTCTTAAGAATGCAAAGAGCATACAAATTCTTTCCATGTCTGCTTTTACCTTTGCACTCCATAGCTTGaaaattgtaaagcactttgacattAGCTGGCCCTTCTTTTTCCTCTTGCTCTTCATGTACTACCCCATTCGATTTTATGGGCTTTGCAGAATGGAACAGAGCTTTTGCATGATAATCTTCACTATTGTTTCTCTCAACACTCTTTTCATCGGTATCCTTCTTGGAAGAAAGGGGCCTCATGAGTGCTCCGCAGACACAAAGGTTCAGAGACACAGCACCCTGGATGAACATTGCATTCCTCCATCCAAATTCCTTACATAGATACTTCAGTAAAACGGTCATTAGAAATGTTCCAAACCCTGTTCCAGTGGTACTAAGTCCCTGAGCTAGTGCTCTTCTCTTCTGAAAATACTGTCCTACCATGACCACTGCAGGAAGGTAAACCATGCCACTCCCAACACCTGTGAAAATAAAAACATCACATGCTACTCTACTGAAATCATTCAGATTTAGCAAGTTATACAGCAGAGATGCCCAAACTCTGCAGCAGCAAGAGCCACATTAGCAACATGCCAGTGCTATACCTATACAAGGGCTATACCTAATTTctatataaatataataaataaatacttcGCATTTATCATTTACTTCAATCCAAAATCCATAGTACTTTCCAAACACGAATTAATTAATCCCTGAAAAGTAAGTATTGTCTCATTTTACATATAGAAAAACCAAGCCATATTGAGGCTAATGGCTGTAGATATTTTCAGAGGCGTTGAGCAGTCATATGTCAATATGACATCATCAGGAGCTGTGCGCgctcagcacttctaaaaatcaggtcccaagtaacttgcccaagttatgcagcaagtcagtggtagagGTGGGAATAAATGTACATAGATTTTAAGTATTAATTGTATATGCACACAGCCATAATATTTGCTTATACCTGTATCTTATTTGACAGAAAATAGAAATTGCTTGCTTTTTAAGTTAACGAGTGATGAAAACCTGCAGCTAGACAGTTTTTCCTCACTTTGCAACtacggggtgtgtgtggggaggggtgactGTAGGACACATTTTATAACTCCATGGGCTGCTTTTGatacctgatccaaagcccattgcaaCACTGCATGCAACACAGTATACATAGGTGTAATCACAGGAAATGACAGAGGGGAACATCTCCCCTTAACTTTCAggctgtgagggagggggctgaCAATGCCATTCCCTTtgtcccctctctgcccctgaTTTTTGTTGGCTGCTTAGGGGAGAGGACAGAGAGGAGAAGCTaagaataaaagatattaccacatcaGCTAATAGATAGGGCTTGAGGCAGTGTGGCAGCTGTAATAGTACCCTTCTGCCAACAGAGGGCTCTCTGTACCTTCTCCCATTGCTGGACAGGCATGGCAGGATCCTTATATGGGCCCTTCCCCTCCACCTATGAGGGACTGAGGAGCTGAATGGGTGTGGCTCCCTCTATTACCTTCCCTTAGGCCAAAACCAGAGGACACAGCTATGGGGATTGTGGGGCCAGGACAAAGGGGGGAAAGCCGCTGGGTGCACAGGCACTGGAGAGGACATAGGGGAAACCAAGAGGGATATTTTAGGAAAGGGACAAGAAGCTGGAAGGATGTGGAGGAGGTGAAAGAGCCTAGGGCGAGAGGCAGTTTGGGGAAGAGAGAATAAGGGGCTTTGAGTTGAGAGAGTTAGAATGAGTCTGGGGAGAAAGATGGGGGAGATTCAaggagatgagcctgggagtTGAGGAGACATTGGAGGAGTTTGTTGGAAATGGGGTCGGAGGGGGTGTGTCTAGGAAGACTGTACATCAAGAGGAGttggcaagagaaaaaaaataaactgatagcattagcacagtggttctcaaacttttgcactggtgacctctttcacatagaaagcctctgagtgcgaccccttcttataaattaaaacactttttacatattgaacaccattataaatgctggaggcaaagcggggtttggggtggaggctgacagtttgcaACCCTCCATGTAAGCACCTTGTGACCCCGAGGGTgctaacccccagtttgagaacccaagCATTAGCAGCAGGGTGGGCATGCAATGAGTTGCCTGAACACTACAGCACGGGATGGAAGCCAGTCAAAAACTGCACCATTGGTAGGAGGCCCAGGTAAGTAAGTGCTGGAAGCCTTTTTTAAGGGcaatggagagaaaagaacaaGTGTGGGAACCTTTTTTGGTGTTGCAGTGAAGGGAGGTCTCATGGCATTGCAGGGGAATATCCCTGACATCTCCCTGATCCCAATTTTTTACCAGAATTACTCCACTGATAGTGTCCCAGttcttctcagggtatgtctacatctacagttttgcagcgctggttgttacagctgtattagtacagctgtatagggccagcgctgcagagtggccacacttacagcaaccagcgctgcaagtggtgttagatgtggccacactgcagcgctgttgcacaccgcggggaaggagacctgcttggagggggggtcggggaacgccagagcacaccgcggggaaggagacctgcttggagggggggtcggggaacgccagagcacaccacggggctggatacctgcttggagggggggttggggaacaccagagcacaccgcggggaaggagacctgcttggagggggggtcggggaacgccagagcaaaccacggggaaggagacctgcttggagggggggtcggggaacgccagagcacaccgcggggaaggagacctgcttggaaggcagtggagtttgcttgattaccagagaggcttcctcaggtatgctgggatacctgcttattccatggaggtcaacaaaaacgctggtgagtgtctacacctgatgaccagcgctgatgatccagcgctggatcctctacacctgaggcacgaccgggtgtacggccagcgctgcaaacagggagttgcagcgctggtaatgccctgcaggtgtgtacacatcctaagttgcagcgctgtaaccccctcaccagcgctgcaactttgtagtgtagacaaggcctcaatcTCATTTGAAACATCCAGTCAGATTTCTCTAGAGAACACAGATATGGTTTTCATGTTAGCTATTTATTTCTACATATTACATTCTGCAGTTCAATAGTTTTGGTCTGGTTTCCTTGGACAGgatgaaaaaaagagagaattgaTTCCTTTATACTTAAGGGTACTCCAGATATAAGGAAAGAGTCACAC harbors:
- the SLC16A14 gene encoding monocarboxylate transporter 14 isoform X1; the protein is MCTTQEDIGYDFEDDSKDKMKTLKPNPNIDGGWAWMIVLSSFLVHILIMGSQMALGILNMEWLAEFSQSRGLTAWVSSLSMGITLIVGPFIGLFINTCGCRKTAIIGGILSALGWVLSAYASNVHYLFITFGVTAGVGSGMVYLPAVVMVGQYFQKRRALAQGLSTTGTGFGTFLMTVLLKYLCKEFGWRNAMFIQGAVSLNLCVCGALMRPLSSKKDTDEKSVERNNSEDYHAKALFHSAKPIKSNGVVHEEQEEKEGPANVKVLYNFQAMECKGKSRHGKNLYALCILKRVSQLTVTIKNGFGTWYSSYFGAASLFTNRVFVAFVFWALFAYSSFVIPFIHLPEIVKQYNLSTQNDVFPLTSIIAIVHIFGKVILGIISDLPCISTWNVFLIANFTLVICILILPLMHTYIGLAMVCALIGFSSGYFSLMPVVTEDLVGIEHLANAYGIIICANGISALLGPPFAGWIYDITQKYDFSFYICGLLYMVGIIVLLIQPFIQKKQSKDQPTDNTKV
- the SLC16A14 gene encoding monocarboxylate transporter 14 isoform X2 — protein: MCTTQEDIGYDFEDDSKDKMKTLKPNPNIDGGWAWMIVLSSFLVHILIMGSQMALGILNMEWLAEFSQSRGLTAWVSSLSMGITLIVGVGSGMVYLPAVVMVGQYFQKRRALAQGLSTTGTGFGTFLMTVLLKYLCKEFGWRNAMFIQGAVSLNLCVCGALMRPLSSKKDTDEKSVERNNSEDYHAKALFHSAKPIKSNGVVHEEQEEKEGPANVKVLYNFQAMECKGKSRHGKNLYALCILKRVSQLTVTIKNGFGTWYSSYFGAASLFTNRVFVAFVFWALFAYSSFVIPFIHLPEIVKQYNLSTQNDVFPLTSIIAIVHIFGKVILGIISDLPCISTWNVFLIANFTLVICILILPLMHTYIGLAMVCALIGFSSGYFSLMPVVTEDLVGIEHLANAYGIIICANGISALLGPPFAGWIYDITQKYDFSFYICGLLYMVGIIVLLIQPFIQKKQSKDQPTDNTKV